ggcGAGCTAATAGCTTGCCTACTAACAATAATTTTGTAACGTTATAGTGAATTGATAACTATCTATGATGTATTTTCATCCGGAGGCGAACATCTATTGGGTTTCGTTTTGCAGGAcgagctagctaactagctacggTTGACAATCATCAACTGGCTCGTGTGTGCCCAGGCCTCCGCTTTGCTAGCGTGCATCTAGCTATGTGTCGTTcttgaaagtaatttttttttcagtaatgCAGATCAGTTTACATTGAATTAGAAAATGACAGTgaatattagctagctaacgatAACTACGTatttaatgtattaaaaatggGTGACGTTAGCTTTTAATTTTCCTAGTTGTGCTAATATATGGACTCTTTCCAATCTGAGGGTCTTACACTTGCACTTTTACTACAGATACTTAACCGTTGAAAAGAACGAGAGCTGTGCATGGACTTGTTACATTCATTACTGTACAAATTGTTTTACAGAATAAACGTATCTGTGCCCTGTACGTTTGAGGATGGAAGGCAGTGATGGTCAAAGCGCTGCACAGCAAGGATCTGGTGATGCAGCGATGAGCACCAAGAGCTTATATGCCACTCTGGGGCTTGCTCCTGAAGATGTGGATGCTCTGGCTCAGATTCCAGAGAACGAAATCAGTGTGGAAACGTTGCCTTATCTGATAATGCAACTGAAAGCCAATCGAGCCAAGCAAGAAGAGCAGGGAGAGGCCTCCCCAAAGAACGATGAGCAGCAAGAAGATACAGATGTTAGAGAACCCAGCGTAGAGGACAGTCCCCCTGCCGTCCGTCGCCGGTCAAACAGCCATGGTGACACTGACTATCGGAAAGTGGAGATTCACAGTCGACCAGAGCGGCGTTTGGAGCCAAGGAGAGATTCTCGTCCCACAAGGCCCCCGAGGGAAAAACTATCTGACAGCCAATCAAGGTTTCCGCTCTCCTATCAAGTGAATGATTTTCATGGATTTGAGCCCAAGGTTTTCCCACATAAATGCTCGCTATGCTTCTGCATGTTGAATTCTCCTGTGGTaagtatttatacatttcaatactCTTGCTGTTGGAATGTGTATTATGTCAATACATGATTGCACTAATTTTGATGAATGAGTTTGcttttttttacagacatggAACGATCATCTCAATGGATTACGTCATGCCGAGGGCTGTAGAGAACTCCTGCGTCTGTAAGTATTTCCATacactaaaacattttgaaaagggaCTGATAGACGTGAGACTGAAGCTGGTCATAAGATCAGTTTTACTTTCATATTACCTGGTATTATTCACACAGTCTTAATTTCTTTTTCACAGATATCCAGATTGGGAAAGACATGATACCAGGAGGAAAATGTGAGGGGCATGAAATTAAGCTATATTCTGAAAATGAGCAGGTCATGATGTAAAACCATtagctgtttttcttttatctAATTAATGTTTGTTATATTTCAGGCCCAACTTCATCCCAAGTAGAGATGCTATTTCACCTCCCAGAAGAGCACCACGTCCTGCTATGGCTTACAAGAGACAACATGGCTCAGACCGTCTAGGAGGTGATAACATCCTTGTTCCAAAGTCAAGTTTGATGCAGACAAAGAAGGCCCAATTTACATTCCACTTAATGATAAATACTTCCTCCACTcattttttttctatctttaGGTGAAGTCTGGTCATCTTCAGAAAGACAGACCTTTCAATTGAAGCCAAGGGtatgtgttttatgtgttgttttgttttgtatataaAGCATTGCTTCTGTGTCTGCTTAatgttaattgttttgtttcaggCTGGCACTAAGGTTGTGGTCACAAAATTTCCACTTGGTACCATTGCAGTAGAAGACTTGATGGCTTTGGCTAAGCCATTCGGCTCAGTTGTAAAACATCTGGTGTTCCCTTGCAAGGTAAGTAACATAAATCCATAGGCTAAACTGGAATATGTTTTTCACATTCTTCTTTTCAATCATACTATCAATAGGATGGTTAAGTGGTTCTTTTTTGTTATAGGGATTCTTGGAGTTTGGTACGCACAAAGAGGCAGTCAATATGGTGAATCACTATAGGGAGAATCCAGCCTTTGTGAAGGGGAATAAGTTGACTCTGTATCTGTCCCCAGTGGTTGGCAGTATTCACGTAAGTGCACCTTCTTataaaaagttttaaagatgTGCAATACCAGTTAATGTTTAGAACACCCACATTTTCCCAGTTTTTATTGATATTTAAGCAGTTAAAttccagtgaataacctgaaatggtaaAACGGTAAGCAGTAAAGTGCCAGAGGttaaaaaagactgaaaaataATTTAGATTTCAAGTTATATAAAAAGGCCTTAGTAAACAAGTAATGGGTTAATAACTTACGGCTGTTCTgcagcaatggaagtaaattGTGCCTTGAAAATGTATGCTAAAAATGTCTacaggtgtccaaacttttgttGATTAGTAACAAACCCTGTCTGTATAAAAGCAATGTTGGAACAGACTGTTTTACCTAGACCATCAAAGGGAACTTGGAAACTGGAGTAAATTCTGACAGGAAGAGGTCTGGCAGACGCAAAGCCAGAACAGAACCAGAAGACACGTTTCTGAGAGTCAACTGCTTGTGTGAAAGACTGGTCACAGGGCAACAGCTTCAAGCTGCAAGGTTTGCAAAAGACATCTTCAGTTTATCATGCAGGGTTTTTGTATGCCGGGAAGTAGGTGAAAGGATGGTTCCTCCCTgtgtgtgacaccaactgtcaaacgTGGAAAAGGAAGCAGGATGATCTGGGGCTCTTCCTGGATCTGGAGTCGGCAACTGGCAAAGAGTTGAGCCCAAAacggctaccacagcattttccAGTGCCATGCATTTCCCGCTGGTTTATGTCTAGTTGATCAGTGgttcatcctacagcaagatATTGACTCAAAACATACTTCCAGGCTATGTCAGAACTATCTTAGAAGAAATGAACAAGACGGGACTCTTCAAATCGtggaatggccagcacagtctccagacGTTAACCCCATTGTGCTGGTTTGAGATGAACTGGTCTGAAGTAAAGCAAGTGCACCACATTTCTGGGAAGTTCTGTTGGGAAGAACtttctgaacaatatttgattttcatttttaaaagaatGCACAAGTGTGTTCGGCTGTTCAATCAGCAAATGGCAgcttttatatttaacattttgttaaacaataTTGTTCCATTATTTTCTGTctccaattgtttatttgttatacgctttaatttcagagtacgTTAAGACATTGAACTCtttgaatttcaataaaaactgtatCAATTCAGGTTTTCTacaacttttgactggtagagTACATATTCAGGAATTTACTGGACATGAAAGGTGGAAAATAGCTAAAATAGCAGTAGGTCATATTTGAACCCACATTGAAGCACTACAAAGCAGCAGCATATACTTCTCAAATGCCTTAGTTCAAGGTTGTAGATTAATCACAGAGATGTCAGTATTTTGTTCTTTTCCTATAGACACCCAGGTTGGATGAACCATCAGAAAGGAGGTCTACCAAACATGGTTCCAGTTCTGTGGTTTGTTTCTCCCGCTTACCTCCTGGGAAGGAAAGAGAATCTGAGATTCTTGATATTGCCAAGATGTTTGGAGATGTGCGCCATTCAACATTTTCAGGGGATCAGGTAAGGCTGTAATGAGTAGTATGAAATTGGAAGTGAGTTCAGTCAGATTTTGGTTACAATTTTGAATATTGagtcaaataggaaaaaaacttttaaaacaatttgtgtATTCATTTGTGAATTTAGAATTACATGTAATTGTAACACTGGTAAATCAATTTAATACCAAAACCTCCATTATGACACGCCTCAtgctttctttaaaaaaaaaatttgtctAATTAATCTGCAGGCCCTGATTGAGATGGTGGATTGGGAGGATGCTGACATCATGGTGAAGTACTACCACTCCAACCCCCTCAAGATTGATGGAAAGGGTGTCAAAGTCAGCTTCTCACTGAAGCGTCTGAGGTAAGTATGAGTCCTTCACCTGGGGCTATGGCAACCAAGTGTGATAGGAGGTATGTGTCAGGAAAGTTTACGTCAATGGTTTTTGCCTTGTAGAGAAAGTCCTGACTCCACATCCAGAAGAGTAGAATCCAGCAAAAGGCACAGCAGCAGACACAAGAGTGAGGAGAAGAGCAAGACCTCAAGCTCCACAAACAAAGAGAAACCCACTACAGGCCAACAGCCTGAAGAAAGTCaacaaagcacttcagaggagGGCAAGGATGAAGTAACAGAGGACAAAAAGGAGGAAGAAACCAAAAAGGAGGAGAaccagatggaggaggaggttggGACACAGGAGGAGATTGACACCCAAGAGGAGAAGGTTGAGATCCAGAAGGAGGAGGAAGTCAAGGATGACATTCATTTGGAAAACAAAGATGGAGATGATGAGGGCATCCAAGTGGAAGATGAACAGAACATGTTAGATGATGAGATTGCAGCTGGTGCTGGCACTGAAGAGCATGCTCCTTCCAAAGGTTCATCTCTGGTGGGTGATTCTAAAGATAAGGGGGGACCTGATATCACAGAAGAGATGGCAGATGATACATTGGAGGATTCTGACCTGAAGGCTGCCGATGATCCTGCTGTTTGTGATCCTGACGTCTCAATGGAGGACGTGATGGAACAGAGGAGCTTTCATGAAGATGATGTAAGAAATTCTTGTCATTCATATTTGTGACCTGAACCAACAGATAAAGGCGTATTGTTCCCtgaattgaaaataaatgtatgacaAGTAACCAAGGTTTCCAGCAATGGGTTCTTAAGGCATTTGTGCCTCCGTCCTTCTACTTGGTTGAAGTTCTGGGAGCATTCACGAAAATGTAGTTTGGTTGAGATCCACCAGTGATCAGTTCAAACCGATGTGGCCATCTTATGCCTAGAACCACTGAAATCTGGCTGAGGTTTCAGGGGCAAATAAAATCAATCCAGCACTACTGATTGAAGCTCAGGTTGAACCTCATCAACACAGACAGTCAATGTTTTCTGTGACCCATGTCAGCAGCGCTCAGTTTGAGTCATGAATTGTTGTAATATTTTGTCGCTCCGAAGCATAACATGCTATGTCTGTATGCTTAATGTCATGGTTTATAGGCTTTATGATTTGCTCAGGAATTATTGTGGTGCGCTACAACCCAGATGGACATCAGCTTTCAAAGGGTCTCCTTTCTGTTGTTGAATTTCCAGAGAGATTTTTGTCTTTCCATTGTTAAGTAGAGAGGAAAGTGCAACCAAAGATGGATCTTCCTAGCTTTAAAAGTAATGTATCCATACCATGATTCAAGACTATTATTAAATGATTAAATGATATGGTATGACTATTGAATACAGTTTGGCAAGTTTTTAATGTTCAATATTTGAACAGATTTTAATAGTCTTGCTTTGAAAACTCATACTTTGTGTGATTATATTTAATTAGATTGCAGGACATTTTGGAAGCAGAATCTCACATTTtgttctgtatttatttttcagcagGAGGATATGGATGACACAGATTTCCCTGAGAATATGGATGATTTTGTTACATTGGATGAACTTGATGACAACGCTGGAGGGGATGAATCACTTGGTAGGCAATGAATGctgcaaaatattaaaaatttTCAGCAAAGACCATCTTTTACTGAACAAAAGACAATGTCCAGATTAGCAATATGTATTAATTACGTTTCTCATTTTATTTGCAGAGTCGAATTCTTCATGGGTTGGTATTgctctaaaatgtatttcttaaaatgttgttcAAGTAGTTTTTATTGAACATAGATAGCACTTTGCTGAATGACATTGTTTCCCCCAGGATGGAAAAGTTGTCCATATTAGCCCAATTTTGAAGGGCTATGGGAATGTGGAGGTGGCTCTCTTGAATCTGGCTGAGCAGGCAAAAGTGGAAGTTGTAAACTTTTCCATATCCTTTTTTAGAGAGGAGGTAGGTACACATTAATGTTACTTGAAGACATGTCATTTGGTGATCATTGTACATATGTTTATGGAATGCAAGTAATGTTATAGCAAAAGTGGTAAAAAATTGGACATTTGCATAGTGATTGACTAGCATACACAACCAATATGCACTCACTGCTGATATTTGTTCTGGGTAATGGCATCCGCTTgtgatgtaaatgtaatttaaaaactGTGGTATGCTGGAAggagtgttttcttttttttttgtcccagGCATGGATAGAGCTTGATACTACAGAGGAAGCACATGCAATGGTGAACTTCTACCAAGGCAAAGGACAGTTGTTGGGGAGACGTGTCAGTGTTCGCATGTGCTATTCACAGAAGAAATTGGAGGTGGGTTTGGTGTTTGCCAAGTTGTGTAATAGACATGTTGCACACACAAGACTGATTTAATATGTACTTCTAGCATAGTCAGTGTCTGTTACACACATGTATTTTGTGTTATGTGACTTGGTTTCTGTCATTGTAGGGCCCTAGTGGAAGATCGGTCTACATTTGTAGTCTTCCACTTCAGAAGTACTCtgatgtctctctgttgcgGCTGGCCCAGCCTTTTGGAAAAATCACTGGCTATCATTTGAACTGGCGTGTTGGAAAGGTAAAGTTTCATCAGCAGATTGTTTCTTGTAAAAGTGTTCAGAATTGCAAATGATTTGTTGACTTGAgttgttttgtattatattttaacGACCTGCTATTCAGAATCAATTGTTGTAAGTTggcattggttttatgttggggaatatttgtaaaaataaagaagaaataaaataatactctGTTGCTTGATCAACCCATGAACACATCAATATTCAGTAGAGCCCTTGCTTAAGTTCTGTTTCGGACTGAAGCATGTTCTCTTGGagcatttcattgtattttgcCCTATCCATTCTTTCTTCAATTCTAATAAGACCCCCCCTCCATAGCtcgatgctgccaccacaatcCATCACTGAGTAATGGGCAGTGTTAGGTTTGGGCTACACAATGCTTTTAGTTTTGGCCAAAGAGCTCTTGGTCTCACCtgaccaaaaacattttctttctttcttgccaTCCTCGCATACAGGTCAGTGTTATGCAGAGCTCTTAATGGTTTGACGGGTGGACTGTTACTCCACTCCAACTCTGtgaaacacaaatttaaaatattAGTTGCTGATGTCTGCTGCTAAACTACAGTCAGTCTTGCGTAAAGCACCTTGAAGTAGAGTAGAGACAAGATTGTTGTTAGTGAACATGTGAATACAATTCTCTACCCATCTCAGCCCTAAGGCCAGGTTGTCTTTCCGTCACACTTTAGGCaatttcttctgttttttttaaagcgcAAGATTCCATTGTACATTAATTTAGAATTGAATTCTTATCCAagcaatatatttcttttttttaaattaaaaatatctATATATCACAAAGGAAAACTAATGTTACATTACAGTAATTGattttgagtttcagtgtttcaaagaaaataataaaatgttattacactGTAATTCTGTTATAAGAGAGAATTGGTCGTAGGTCTGAGTACATTCGCAAGGCATTGTCTTTTAGGGGAATTTAGAAAGTATTTTTCAATCTATGGAACTGTGAAATGACCTCCCCCTTGCCGCTCCCCCCAGTGTTACAtccagatggagagtgtggaaGCAGCTGAGAAAATGGTGAAGAAGTTCTTACAACGTCGTCCCAAGTTTTACGGAACCCTGCTGAGGGTCAGTTTGTGCAAAAAGGGAGACACGCTGATACCATGGTAAATACTTTCATTGCCCAGTGAATTTCTAGTAGTGTAGTATAGTATAAATAGCCAATGAAATATGCTCAGAACCATAATATTGTCTAAGTCCTTATATCGTGCTTGGCTAACCTATACAGGAAACCTCCAACTAAATATGAGCTGTGGTTGGAGAGTCAGAACAGCAGAAGATCACGAGACCAGTATGACGATGAGGAGACTAACGGCCAGTCAACCAGTGTCCAATCTAAACGGGTCAGAAATGGctatttgtctttgtttctgtcattTGGAGGAGGTGAAAGATTGTGTTGTTAGTGAAGACTTGTTCATATCATTTACACCGACATCAAGGCCTTTCTTGGTGTTTTCTATTGCTGCCTAAGTGGAATACTTGCGTAATAGATGTTGAATGTGTGTTGATGGCCAGGATGTCCAGAGCCCGGTGTCTGACCGTGAGGGTGTCTGTGGTGACCCTGAGGAGAAGGCCAGTGATGTGGAAGCTGTGCCAGAGGAAAAGAAGCAGCAGGAACCTCTGGGTCCTTATCAACCTGACAACCCCGTTGGTACGAGACTGAAAAACTGGGTTTTGTCAGAGTGGAAATAATTTGTTGAACCTAAACACGTTTGTCCTTACTCTGCTTTTTATACTTGCAGGTTTGGACTACCTGGTGCCAAGGACTGGATTTTTCTGTAAGCTCTGCAACATCTTCTACACAAATGAGAAAACGGCCAAATCTGTTCACTGTAGCAGTGAGGAACATTACCTGAACCTTAAGGTACTTCTCAACTATGACATTTTTATGAATCCTACTGTATGGtgtaatgtatttgtaataaaatgtaGATCAGCTTTGAGTCCAGAATGCATTTTAAACATTCCTAAAGATTCATTGTCAAATGTAAGAACACATGTTGAGTACTCATCAATTTCCAGGGAAACCTAGTTTATTCAAGCTATGCTCCTAACTGAATGAAATCTGATGCTTTGGGAAAGCTGTTCTAACTGTTAACTACAAGATAACATGTTGATTATGTACACCTTTGTTTTTcagaggaagatggaggaggATGAACAGCCCTCGGCTGATTAAGAGGGTTGTCGTCCACCTGTTGTTATAATGGAGGAGATTGGCTGTTTTAGTAAACTTCTGTCtagtttgtttttaacattCCAGTCTTTTCTGTTGATCTAGAAAACATTGTTACTCATTCAAGATAAATTAATGCAGACAATTGTGACATGTAGTCCCATTCTGTGATTAGGAATAGTACCTGGATTTAGTTGCCTCTTGttgaataaacaaaaacatttgacttgtTTTCTGACTTTTGGAATGAATGTGTCACCAGTGTACATTTACTTTGAAGTGCTTGATCTTAACATATTTGAGGCCACTCATTCTTCCTAATAGTAATTTATCAATAACTAGGATGCACACAGAAGAGTCTGGAACTGCACCCGAGAATTGACCATAGCCCAGAAACATGGTAGTGCTTTGAGAAAGCTTACTAGTGTGCCGGACAAAAGTTGGTGATAATGACCTCTGTGATTGAGTGTGAAGGTGGTGATTTTCTGTACTTGTTGGTGAGGCAGATGTTACTGTACTGGTGTGTGAGGTATGAGACCGTGCATGATACCATGGTGGAAATGAGTGCACAAAGATGGTGGAGGAATGGGATGAAGCCTCCCGAACACTtaaagttggtttgatggaGGGGATCTTCAGGGATTATGAAAGGGCAGTGGCACAAAGAATATCAAATGTGAATTGATGGTAAAGCTGGTAGTGGATAGAATTATGTATTACTTGGAAATTAGGGGTTTGGTGAGTGGGATCAGGAGAGATCTATAGATGCTGCGGTGACCGTGCGTATGGAGATAGCCATGGCTTTGATGAAAGTCATGATCATGGTAAGCTTTTGATATTGAGAAGGCTTACGATACCATGTGAAGAGAAGGGTTGATCAAGCTGAGTGGGCATTGGGGCACGTTTATAATTGGATCTTGGACATCCGGTTTGATGGGTTCATCCGAATGAGGGTGGTATTGGGAGTTCGAAGAGGTCATTAGTACTCAGAGAAGCATTGTTAGCCCTTTGTTCATCTTGATTAATGGCATGTTTAAAGTGGGCGAGGGAATGGAAGGGGCCTTGAATacaaagaaagaggaagaaaatatGGGGTgcagtttggggggggggtgaatttGACTCAGATTTGCACAACACTGATGTCACTGGGTCAGGTCTTTGTCATGGGTGTCTAGTGGAGGAAACAGTGGAACatgcaggtttttttttggTTAATTATTTGttgcagagagggaggggttgtATGCTCAGGGAGGTGGGATGGGAGGCATGGTGGGAGTTGACTGGGACACTATTTCAGTCTGTCAGGTGGACAGCCTTAATGAGAACACTATGTAACACAATTTCTGtcctgggtagtaagtgttatttcattATTGCTTATGCCTAAGAAGTATAGAAAATATTataaacagtggatataaaaagtctacacacccctgttaaaatggcaggttcttgtgatgtaaaagaatgagacaaagataaatcatgtcagaactttgtccaccttaaatgtgacctataacatgaacaattcaattgaaaaacaaactgaaatctttgataaaaaaaagaagaaaactcacaataacctggttgcataagtgtgtacacccttaaactaatactttgttgaagcacctttggttatattacagtactcagtctttttgggtaggagtctattaaaatggcacatcttgacatggcaatatttgcccactcttctttgcaaaagcgctccaaatctgtcagattgtgagggcatctcctgtgcacatccctctttagatcaccccactgatattcaattggattcagatctgggctctggctgggtcattccaaaacgttaatcttcttctggtgaagccatgcttttatggatttggatgtgtgctttgggtcgttgtcgtgctgaaaggtgaacttcatcttcagctgtctaacggacgcctgaagattttgtgccaaaattgccttgtatttggaactgttcataattccctccaccctgactgagGCCCCGGtccaactaatgaaaaaccgccccaaagcatgatgctgccaccatcatgcttcactatgggtatggtgttctttgggtgatgtgcaggattgtttttgcaccaaacataccttttggaattatggcaaaAAGGTTcagccttggtttcatcagaccataacgcattttcccacatgtttttgggggacttgatgtttgtttttgcaaacttcagctgggcttggatgtttttctttgtaagaaaaggcttccgtcttcccaccctaccccatagcccattcatatgaagaatacaggagattgctGTCACaagtagcacacagccagtacttgccagaaattcctgcagttcctttaatgttgctgtagtccTCTTGGATGCcatcctgaccagttttcttcttgtcttttcataaattttggagggacgtccagatCTTGGTAATGTTACTGTTgttccatattttctccacttgatgttgactgtcttcattgtgttccatggtatatctaatgcttagaaaattattttgtacccttctcttcttctgactgatatctttcatcAATGATATCCccctgatgctttggaagctctctgcggaccatggcttttgctctgagatgcaactaagaaaatgtcaggaaaatcctactggaaccgctgaactttatttgtgattaatcagagtcactttaaataatggcaggtgtgaaatgacttctatttaacatgagtttgaatgtgattgaccTATTTCCAGTGAGAAAACAGGTGAATTTGTGTCTTTTCGTTCACATGaagtcagaaaaaaaaacatgaatccaaaTGAACATGTGCTTATAgtaaagtaatacaaaaatgACTGCAAAAGATTTATGAGTCATTTTTCGAGATTTATGattatactgtaaatcactttCACAAATCAATCCCCAAATGCAGTCTCCCATCATGTTCTTGTTGTACTGTCCTTGGTAGTGGTATTCAAAGTCCAGCTTATCCTGGTGGAAGCACTCGCCTTGCTCCTCCGAGTACACTCCCATGTTCTTGAATGTATCATATGAGGGCCATCCTACAGTCCATTGTGCGATAGTTCTTCACCAGAGTCTCAACAAGCTCCACATAGTTTTTGGCCTTGTGATTGCCCAGGAAGCCCCGAACCACTGCAACAAAGCTGTTTCAAGCTGCTTTCTGTTTACAGTGAGCTTCTTGGGGAATTCATTGCAATCCAGGATCTTTTTTATCTGTGGTCCGACAAAGACAGTGCCTCGGACAGCTTAGGAAAGAAGTCTTGAAGGTACTTGAAGGCTGTCGACTCCTGATCTAGAGCTTTGAACAAGCCCCAATTTGATGTGCAATGGTGGCATCAGCACATTCCTACTTGACATTGTTCCTCCCCACAGAGAACTTGGTCCACTGTGGCCAGTCCCACCTGTGGTAGTGCGCCTTGGTGTCCCTGCTGTCCCAAAGGCAAAGATAGCAGGAAAACTTGGTAAAACCAccttggagacccatcaggaatgccACCATTTGGAATTCTCCTATGAACTCTCAGCCATACTCCTCATATGTATCCACTTAGACAGCTGGaactaaattgaactggtggGCTTAAGGACCCTGTATTTATGTTACTATTTATATTACTGGAAAGTTCTAGAAGTTAATCCAAGTTTACTCAGTACTGAATATATCTGGAAAGTTGTGAAAAATAGGTACATTTGAACATATCACTAtcctggtcacaaaagcaaagtttgtggggaataatagcaattttctttatttttgagGCATAAGCAATTAGGAAATAACATCTATTACCaaaggcgtcgctaggatcacaatacattcgtgGTTTAGCCCCCCTACCCCGCCctgcccgggacagaaagtacagggttttgaatggaCATGAGGAACATTTCGATGTACATGCTATAGCGGCCTATACGTCTaaattgtcataatgcgcgatcgggattatagatgaatagatcaggggctatttttttataatattt
This genomic window from Esox lucius isolate fEsoLuc1 chromosome 7, fEsoLuc1.pri, whole genome shotgun sequence contains:
- the zgc:152816 gene encoding matrin-3 encodes the protein MEGSDGQSAAQQGSGDAAMSTKSLYATLGLAPEDVDALAQIPENEISVETLPYLIMQLKANRAKQEEQGEASPKNDEQQEDTDVREPSVEDSPPAVRRRSNSHGDTDYRKVEIHSRPERRLEPRRDSRPTRPPREKLSDSQSRFPLSYQVNDFHGFEPKVFPHKCSLCFCMLNSPVTWNDHLNGLRHAEGCRELLRLYPDWERHDTRRKMPNFIPSRDAISPPRRAPRPAMAYKRQHGSDRLGGEVWSSSERQTFQLKPRAGTKVVVTKFPLGTIAVEDLMALAKPFGSVVKHLVFPCKGFLEFGTHKEAVNMVNHYRENPAFVKGNKLTLYLSPVVGSIHTPRLDEPSERRSTKHGSSSVVCFSRLPPGKERESEILDIAKMFGDVRHSTFSGDQALIEMVDWEDADIMVKYYHSNPLKIDGKGVKVSFSLKRLRESPDSTSRRVESSKRHSSRHKSEEKSKTSSSTNKEKPTTGQQPEESQQSTSEEGKDEVTEDKKEEETKKEENQMEEEVGTQEEIDTQEEKVEIQKEEEVKDDIHLENKDGDDEGIQVEDEQNMLDDEIAAGAGTEEHAPSKGSSLVGDSKDKGGPDITEEMADDTLEDSDLKAADDPAVCDPDVSMEDVMEQRSFHEDDQEDMDDTDFPENMDDFVTLDELDDNAGGDESLESNSSWDGKVVHISPILKGYGNVEVALLNLAEQAKVEVVNFSISFFREEAWIELDTTEEAHAMVNFYQGKGQLLGRRVSVRMCYSQKKLEGPSGRSVYICSLPLQKYSDVSLLRLAQPFGKITGYHLNWRVGKCYIQMESVEAAEKMVKKFLQRRPKFYGTLLRVSLCKKGDTLIPWKPPTKYELWLESQNSRRSRDQYDDEETNGQSTSVQSKRDVQSPVSDREGVCGDPEEKASDVEAVPEEKKQQEPLGPYQPDNPVGLDYLVPRTGFFCKLCNIFYTNEKTAKSVHCSSEEHYLNLKRKMEEDEQPSAD